One Natrinema halophilum genomic window, GAATTACATCTCGGTTCACGAACATACGAGGGTGACTTCCCCGGTTTGCAAACCCTATACCGTGCGTGGCGCGCGGCGCTTCCATTCGAAAAACGGACCGATTGGTAGCCCCCCACTCAGCTTCAAATCATGACCCGAACACTCCACGTCCGAATCAATTCGTCGTCCGATCGAAGCGATCTCGAAGACACGCTTGCAGCACTCGATGCCGGCGAGAGTGTTGACCCAAAGCCATCGACACTCTCAGTCGAAGATCTCGAGACGTTCGGTCGGATCTTCCGGCCGGTAAATCTCGAGCTCCTCGAGGCGATCGCGGATCACGAACCAAGTAGCATTCGCGAACTCGCTCGAATCGTTGATCGCCACCCGCCAGAGGTCACGGAGAACGTCACCGAACTTGCCGACTACGGCCTTATCGAACTCGAGCAGCATGGTCGTGCAAAACGCCCGGTCGTCTGGTATGAGGAGATCGACATCGACCTCCCCATTGGCCAGCATTCGCCCGACGTTGCGCCAGCGTGATTGCAAAGCTGGGGCCGATAAGCGGTTATTTTCGATTTTAACCAACAACCGGGGCAGCAGCCCGCCACTGTTGGTTAAGATTGACGGACGCCGAACGCTTATCTGACACCCCCTTGTTTCTCGAGCTATGAGCACCGACGCCGACGGAACCGGGGACAACGGCTCGAGCCCGCCGGTCAAAATTTCGCTTTCACTCGGTGAGAGCGGCGCGCTGTGGGTTGCTCGCGACGAAGAAACTGGTGTGGCGTCCCAGGGACCGACTTGCGAAGATGCACTCGAAAACCTCGATGAAGCGGTTGTCGGTTATCACGGTAAGGGTGAACCGCCGAGCGACGACGATCTCCGTGAATTAGGGATCGATCCAGAAGACAACACCTCGGGCGAACTCCACGATATCTTCTTTTAATCGATCCAGCCTCACCAAAAGATTTCACTCGAGATCGATGCCGAGTGCGTTGGCGATCTCATCACTCGTGAGGTATTCATCCTCTTCGAGTCTGTCCAAGTCCGGTGCGCGTTCAGCGATCACATGGTGTTCGTCGGGTAGCATATTGTCTTCTGGTTGTCTCTCGCTGCTAGTCATAGTTGTGTTTTCGTCGTAACGGGGAAAACGATCGCTATTAAGCATCAGCATCAGCCACAGAATGCGGCGGTGGGAGTGTCCAAATTCACTTTAGCCCAGTGGGCCACGTAAATTCAAACCGGACCAGTTCCCAGATTCGGTAGCAGACAAGAGCAACAAATACCCCAAATAGGAGGAATCCCATGTTTAGAATGAAATCGGTGTGTTCCCACCCGACAGTGTGCAACATGGCGATAATTCCAACAGCGCCTGGAATTGCACCCATCAGGGTGTTTTTGAGAGCCGCAAACAATTGTTGATTTTCCTCCTCGAGCGAGTAGAATAGATCAAGCGCTTCTCTAATACTTCCTAAGTTCATGCCAAAGCTTCGCGAAACCAACAGTCGACAGCGATAGGAGGACTAACAGGATAGCTGCAATTGGTCCTGCCAAATCGTCGCTCAGAAAGAGCGACAGAAACAGAACTGTGAATGCAAGTGACGCTAACGAAGCCAATCCAGTAAACGTCCGGAAACTGGCGATATTGACCACTTGCACCTGTTGATTCATAGGTTTCCTCTCTGCTCGTGTACTCCTATCTACGACACCCTCACGGTTAACATTGGCGTCCGTTGCAGCCTGTGAAGTTCGCAAGATTCGAGATACAAATATTTCGTACACACCACGGTTTGAACTGCCTGAATTTGTCGGCTCTTGGCTGTGTTGGATACGCCCCTTTTGCACCATAAGCGTTTCTTGGACGCCGTCGCCAACTAACTGATCAACCTTCTGATCATCTATATCATCTGGATCGTCGATGTCCCCAATCTCATCTGGCGTCAAGGGGGGTGGTGGGGGTGTAGCACTGGACATAGATTAGGTTACGTACCTGATTGCGAGCAATATGTAAAAGATCTACCGAATGTCCATCTGACAAGTATTTACACCTTCCGAATCAAAGCCCTTCTATGCCGATAAGCGAGAAAGAATGGGAGGATGGGTACCCTGTATCACAGATAGGTGCTGCAATAGAATACTTCAAAGAAATTTATCCGGAGGCGGCAACCATTCACGAGTATAGAGCATCGTTTGAGGAGGGTTATGACGCTGATCACTCAGAAAATGCAGAGCAGATAGCAGATGCTGTTCTTAGAGCATATTTTGAGTCAATTTGTCAGACTCTTGTATATGTTGATGAGTTAGAAACGAGGTATATCGAATCGCAAGACGGAGCCAAAACTTATTATCGATACAAAAAAGAGTAAATTAGTATATCACCTCGTTGATACCGATTCCGGTAACTCGATATGTTGTGGCTCGACATCCTCATCGATGACCCAGTAGGTGCGATCCCTGGTCGGCCCCTCGTAGTCGACGAGTTTGTACTCGCGAAGCTTCTGAAACTTTTCGCGTCGAGCTCGCTCGCCGATCGGCTGAGCTGGCTCGCCCTGATAGATGACGTCCGCGACCTCGTCGTATCTCTCATGGAGCGCTTCGCCGGAGATCTCGCCAGCCTCGTGGACGATCGCGTACAGCACGCGGTGGTGAACGGGAAGTGACTCGAGGTTGAGCCGGCGGATCCGACGCCAAGCCCGATCCTCGCCATCCTGGATATCTTCATCGTGGATCGTTAGGTGCTCACGTTCGTCGGCGATATTGGCAGCTCCCCACAAGCGTTGGATCCCGTTCCGCGCAACGCCGGCGACATCGTCAGCGAGATCCCGAAGCTGGGTCCGGGACACGATATCAGGCCGGAAGAAGCCTTGGCGAGCCCGTCGCTCGAGGATGTCCGCAAGTTCGTCAGTGACGTAATGGTCGAGTTTGATGTGGCCGATATCGAACGCGTGCCCGTCGTCGATCTCGAGTTTGGACAGCCAGTCTGTCGCATCGTGGACTATCGCGACGACCGTGACGTCCGGCATCGCGAGAAGATCTCCGACCGCATCGGTGTAGGGGAGATCGTCGCCTTCGTCCAGGACGATCACTGTCTTCCGATCGACAATCTCCTCGAACTCTTCCTGGACGGAGTCGGTGGCTCTGGTCTGTGCAACAGTATCTGGGCCGTTTGGATGGGCCTCGAGGAGCGACCGGAAGATGGCGGCCCTCGTTTTCCCCAGGCATTTGATTTTGATTCGATCGACGGATCGTCGCGCCTCGAGTTCGTCGAGCGCTTTCTGTGCGAACAGAGACTTCCCAACCCCGCTCGGGCCTGACAGTAGGATCTCGCTGTCAGTGAGAGACCCAACGATTCGTTTGAGTACCTCTTCCATTTCCCCCTCTCGATGGAGCAACTCGACATCGTCGAATCCGTCATCGAAAACCCTGGGGTCCTGGATCATACTTCAGCAAACGCTCACGTCTGTTAAAAAGACTACTTGTAATTCCGAATAATCTCGCCAAGGAATAGATGGCGTATAGTTGACTATTCCGATAAGAAGTGTTTGCGCCAGTAATCCGTTTTCGCGTATCGCTGGCTGCAATCTGGCTTGTGTGGGATTTCGTCTATATTCTGGTCTGACTTTCTACACTCCAGACATTCTACCTCTCCAGTCGGTTCGCCGAGTTGAAGCCGTCGACGTCGACCGGCGTGTCACTTCGAATGAGGATGTACTCCGTGTCTCGAGCGAGTGCGTCTCGAGGCATTACTCGGCCCCCAGCGTGATCACGAGTTGCCCGATCTGGATCGACCGGTCGCCGGCGTGGCGGAGGACCGTCCCGATCGTGCTGCTCGGCTTTGGACCGACCACGAGCTCGAGGTCGCCGTCACCGGTGACGTCGGCGAGTCGGACGAGCGGCAGCCACTCGATCACCGCAGCGACGGCGCCGCGAACGATCGACATCTACCGCACCTCCGCGACAAGGAACGTTCCTTGCGGCTGTGTCTGCCGGATTCCGCAGTCGTGTTCGGCGAGAATCCGCAGTACCCCTGGCGGGACGCGGTCGACCTGTGGCCCCAGGACGATCTCGACCGCCAGGCGGCCGCCGGCGTCGCGACGATCGACGAGCCGGGCGTCGTGGACGGTCGGGTGCGATGGGACGGCCTCGGCAGCACCCTCGAGGTTGGCAGTCTGGATACTCATCGCGACCACCTCGTGCGCTGGGCCGCTAGCTCCGGACTCGGGTCAGCGTCCGCCGGCGGTTCGGTCCGACCGAGTGCCTGGAGGATGCGCGCGGCGTGCTTGCAGCGGGTGATCTGTCCACTGCCGGGCTCGCCACGATACTGCCAATCGTCGCACGTACACCGGCCTCTGCGAAGGTCGACCAGGTACTCAGAGTACTCCTCACCGCTACCAGTTCCGACACCCCAGAGGTCGTCGGCGATCGGCCAGATCCCCATCGACTGCTCGGCGCCGCGGCGGTCGCGGGTGAGCGTTGCCTCGTCGATTCCGGCTGTAGGATCGTGGGTGGGCTCGGCGGCCGCCATCAGAGACCCCCATCGATGATATCGATGTCACGCTCGGCACGATCGACCCGCTCCTTGAGGCTCTCCAGCTGGCCGTGGATTGACTCGTGCGTGTCGACGATGTGCTCGGCGATCATCTCGCCGTCTTCCGAGAGTGCGTCGAGTTCCTCCTCGATTTCCTCGAGGCGCTCGGCGAGCATGCACGACGGACAGTCACGAGAGCTGTGGTACACCATGACCGTGCCGCAGGCGACGCAGTACGACAACCCGTCCGGGAGATTCGGGTTAGGCTCGTATTCAGGACCGTTGAATGGCATCACTTCTCACCCCCATCGCCGCCGTCGCGATCATGGACTCGAGCAACGACCTCGAGGCGCTCCCGCGGGAAGGCGTACGTTTCCTTCCCCTCGAGCGTCAGGTCTGTCCGCTGCGGGTAGATCACTTCGACAACGTCGTCGGTCTCCGGGTATTGCGGGTTTACGTCCGCGACCGTTGGCCCACCATCCTCGAGTTCGTACGCATCGGCCCGAAGCGTATCGAGGTTGACCACCACCATCGTCGCGTCGGGATCCTCACGGTCCTGGACGTGATTACCGACGTCGATCGGTTCGCGGTCCTCGCCTGGCTCGCCACCGTCAGCACGGAGGCCGTCGTCGCCGGCGACGATGATCTCCGATCCATCGGTCCCGTCGACGTGCTCCGGGCCGGCGACGGCGTGGGCTTCGGCGAGCTTTCGCATCTCACGAGCGGCTTCGCGCTCGAGTTGCTCGGCGCGTTTCGCAACGTGTTCGTGATCACGAACTATCATCATGCCTCACCTCGAGGGAGCAGCACGGACTCGTCGGTCTCTTGTTCGTATTCGACGCGCTCGCCATTGCAGAGGTGCCAGGAACCCTCTCGGCGGCGGTAGAGTTCGCCGCAATTGTCACAGCGACCGATCGCCTCGTCCGGCGTCCCGATCTCATCGCGACCGGCGGGCGTGGCCATCAGGTCGGTGACGTCGATAACTGGCATCACGCATCGCCTCCGTCACGTTTGTGGTCTTCGTGGGCTCTGACGTACGCGTCGAACCGGCGCTTTGCTTCGTCGTGGGTCAGGACCTCCCAGCCGGTTTTGTGGAGATCGTCCTTTGCGACGTCGTAGGAAACGAACTGTCGGTGGCGGCCGGACCGAGTTCCGAAATCAACGCGGTCGATCGCGCCGTAGTCCGTCCGGCAGATCGAGGTGGCCTTGCAGTCGCCCTCTGCGTAGAGCACGAGCGTCTCGTCGCAGTGCCGTCGAACGTGGTTGATAGCGTTCAGCCAGTCACTGCCCTTCATTTCGTCTTTTGAGCGCTTTCCACGGATGAATTCGAGGACGCGCTGGACCGTCACGCGGCCGTTTGAGACGGACTCGAGCAACCGCTCGACGTCGTCCGAATCGTTCGAAACGTCCTTAGGTTGGTATGTCGTAGACATCGTTGGTCTTCTCCAAGACCGAGGTCGGGTGTTGATGGCACCCGGCCGGCTTTTTGCCGACGTCCCTCGGCCTCTACTACCATCTACAATCCCGATTACTAAAAAGGTTACGGAGTAATTGACCTTGTATTGGCTCCGTAAACTACTTAGTAATGTCCTCTGTAGTAAGATTGAGGTATGAGTACAGCAACCGATCCACCAATGGAATATCAGCCGGACGACGTCGAGGAAGACGTCCTTGAAGTCATTCGATCGGAAGGAAGAGTCAACCCGCTGCGTGTGCGTGAACAGACCGATCACCGCAAACAGTACGTGAACGACGCGTTTCGGCAGTTGCAGAAGCTCGGAATCGTTCAGAAAGTGAACAGAGGATTATACGAATATGTCCCAGAAGAGGACGATCTCCCGGGTGCGCCTGAGATAGATGATCATGATCAACGGATCATAGAAGTCTCTGCTGCACTCGACGACATCGACGCCGCATTCGAACGGGGAGACCCAGACGCGGCACGCGCAGCGCTCGAGCGTGCCCAAGAAGCGATCTCCGACGGTGATACCGATGCAGACCACTAACATCTCGTGGGCGGATTATACCTGGAACCCAGTCACCGGCTGTAGTCACGCCGGACCTGAGTGCTGGAATTGCTACGCCGAGGAGTTCTCCCTCCGTCAGGGGCGGACAGAGAAAGAATGGGCCCAGGAGAACGCTTCGGAGAACGTCACGATGCACCGCACTCGCCTCGAGGAGGACCTCGATGGGGACACCTTCCCCGACGGGCCCGGTCGCGTCTTCGTCGGGAGCATGACTGACATGTTCCACCGAGAGGTCGATCCCGAGTTCGTCCAGGAGGTACTCGATCAGGTCCGCGAGTACGCAGAATACGTCTGGATCTTTCTGACGAAGCGGCCTCATCATGCCGCCGAGTGGCGTCTCGACTGGCCGGAGAACTGCTGGCTCGGGACGTCCGTCGGCTCAGGTCCTGGAGGAAAATTCCCGTCGACGACCCACCGGATTGAGCAGCTCCGCGACGTGGACGTCTCGACGAAGTGGGTCAGCTTCGAGCCACTGATCGAGCCGATCGGCGAGGTTGCCCTGGATCACATCAACTGGGTAGTTGTCGGTGGCGAGAGCGGATCTGCTGACGTTCGTCGGGAGATGGAACACCAATGGGCTCGCGAAATTCTCAAGCAGTGCCGGGAGGAAGAGATCCCGTTCTACTTCAAGCAGTCAAGTGGACTGCGGCCAGAGACCGGTATCGAGCTGACGGTCAAGAACGAGAGCGGGTTCTTCGAGCAGCGACGGATCCGAGAGTTCCCGGACCTTCCAGAGGTCACGAAGCAGGCTCGAGATCAGCGAGGGGTGATTGCATGAGTGACAGTTCTGACCGATCCCGTGAGACAGAACGCGTTGATCCCGGAAGCCCGATCGATCCGTACGTGTGTCCACGTGGGCACCACTCGGTCACGCTCAGCACCCATCGATTTGGATGTCAAACCTGCCGAAACCAGGGCCGAGAACAGACGACATGGGACCGGTCGGAACTGGTCGACCTGCGGAAAGGAGATGCGTCACCCCAGGACGATCGAGAGCTGGTGACTGACGGCGGAACCGATCAGTCCTCGAGCGACAGTACTGGTACGAAGTCAAGCCGACAAGCAAGATATTCGAGACTCGGCACGAAGCGGTCGGATTCGCTGCCATCCACGGACGTAAGTACACGTACTCGCCGATGAACTCGATCGACCCGCCGAAACCGCTTCGTGTCGAGCCGTTCCGTTACGACGAGACGGATACTAAGCACGGAGGACCCTCAGATGCAGAGTGAATCCGAATCTCGACTCGACTGGCCGACAGAACTGCCTCGAACCAATCCTACCGACCGGGAGCGAACAACGAAGTTCGACGTCACGCTCGGCGCCGCGATCAAGGACATCAAACGCGAGATGGAACGCCTCGAGGTCGACGATTGGCGACTCGAGACGGGAATGCCCCAGCGCAAAACCGACGGCCTGCCCTACGCCAGTGCTGCCGAGCCTGATGATCCCGGTGTCGCGTTGCAGTGGACGATGGACGGCGCTGACTACGCAATCGCGTGCGACCAGTACACGAAGGTCCGAGACAACACCAGGGCGATCGGTCTCTATCTGAACGAAAAGCGAAAGATGGAGAATCGACCGATTGCGACAGGCCAGTCGGAGTTTGCGACCGCTCGGTTGCCGCCAGCTGATGAGGGGGAGATCGCGGCGCCGCCGGCGCCCTCGGAAGAGGACGTCCTCGGGGACGATGAGCCACACGAGGTTCTCGAGGTTGCGCCGGATGCTCCTGATGAGATCGTTCGGGCGGCGTTCAAAGCACAGGTACGAGATTTGGAGGGACACCCTGATACTGGCGGCTCATCGGACCAGTTTAGGAAGCTGGAGAAGGCGCGCGAGGAGATGCTTGATAACTGACGATCGTACTGTTTACTCGAGAGCACTAAGATTAGAAATCGTCTGGATCAACAGTTCGAGGAGTCGATCGTGCGTATTTTGCTGCTGCGATTACAGCTATGGTCCCTACTGTGACGATGAGGGCTGACACAAGTCCAGCCACACTTGCGGTGAGTGGGTTGTTGGCGACCGTTTCCTCTCCAAGAACGGCTATTAACACAAATAGAACGATCGTGCCTATTCCGAACAGCCAGAGTGTGACCAGCAACTGATCAAACGTAACCTCGAGCGTCAGTTGTGAGGCTGCGATCGCCATAATAATCATGCCGAGTGCAGCAGCAACTGTTTCTAAACCAGTCATAGGGCCACCACTCATTGTTTCAGGTGCCGTTCCTACAAACACGACTGCCAGAATGGCGAAGCCCGTAGCGGAGAGACCCAGCCATCCTCTATCAATATCTTCTGGTTGGGAAAACCGTCTCATGTTTTAGAATCCATAGCCTATATTGTAAAACTTCGCGACTATCTCACCAGCATCTTTTTCTTCACGCTCGAACTGTTACCAGAACATGAGTACTGCTGACAGTATGAAACGTCGCGTCGAAGAGGAGTGTGACGTCCCTGACTCGTGGAGTGTGTTGGAAACCGCGCCAAAGGGTGCGATAGAAATCAGTGAATTCGAGGGAGAGGGAATAGAGGAAGCGGCTATCGAACTGATCAATGGCAGGACGGTCGCTGAGGTGGTTCTCCACCATGCGAATATGCCAGGTCGGGTCTCAGCTCGGGTAGAGGGTGGACTTGACGCACTGGACGAACCCGCTACAGAAATCCCATCACAGGTCGGTGTTCTCCAGTTTGCTAACACAGATGATGCGATAAAAGCCATTAACCAGCTCGTAAATCCAGATATTCTTGCTGAAATCACTGACCTTCGCAGTCCACTCGAGACCGAAGACCCGCTTTCTGTTCGAGAGGCAGTTTCAAAGGTGACTGAGGTGGACATGTCGACTGTTGATGAGACAATAACTTCGATTTGAGAATGCTCATTGGCCAATGACCGACGAAAACAACCAAGATCGAGATGCACCGCCGATTAAAGGGATCGAAGAATTCAATAAATACATCCGATTTATCGATGTCTTGCCTGACGATGTCAAAGATCGCATCGCGAAACACGCACACCCACTGACAGGCGAGCAGCGGAATTACCGGTACGACAACTATGTTCTTTTGGCTGAGATCCACCATTTACATGACTCCCTCTGCCGCGTACCGACCACTTCCGACCTTGAGAAAAAGGGGACAATCTCGTTACCTGTTTATCTGAATCGATTTGGGACATTCCAACGTGCGGTCGAAGCCGCTGGATTTGAGCCTGTTTTCACAACCGAACAACAGAAGGCACGGTATCTTGCAGAATATCAGGATCTGGCTGATCCAGACGAAGCAAAACCGTGGTCAAATTGATCGGTTACTAATTTTCATTTCCTTGCATCTACTGTTCATCACCAGAGT contains:
- a CDS encoding helix-turn-helix domain-containing protein, with the translated sequence MTRTLHVRINSSSDRSDLEDTLAALDAGESVDPKPSTLSVEDLETFGRIFRPVNLELLEAIADHEPSSIRELARIVDRHPPEVTENVTELADYGLIELEQHGRAKRPVVWYEEIDIDLPIGQHSPDVAPA
- a CDS encoding type II toxin-antitoxin system HicB family antitoxin — encoded protein: MSTDADGTGDNGSSPPVKISLSLGESGALWVARDEETGVASQGPTCEDALENLDEAVVGYHGKGEPPSDDDLRELGIDPEDNTSGELHDIFF
- a CDS encoding Cdc6/Cdc18 family protein, producing the protein MIQDPRVFDDGFDDVELLHREGEMEEVLKRIVGSLTDSEILLSGPSGVGKSLFAQKALDELEARRSVDRIKIKCLGKTRAAIFRSLLEAHPNGPDTVAQTRATDSVQEEFEEIVDRKTVIVLDEGDDLPYTDAVGDLLAMPDVTVVAIVHDATDWLSKLEIDDGHAFDIGHIKLDHYVTDELADILERRARQGFFRPDIVSRTQLRDLADDVAGVARNGIQRLWGAANIADEREHLTIHDEDIQDGEDRAWRRIRRLNLESLPVHHRVLYAIVHEAGEISGEALHERYDEVADVIYQGEPAQPIGERARREKFQKLREYKLVDYEGPTRDRTYWVIDEDVEPQHIELPESVSTR
- a CDS encoding SWIM zinc finger family protein, with translation MAAAEPTHDPTAGIDEATLTRDRRGAEQSMGIWPIADDLWGVGTGSGEEYSEYLVDLRRGRCTCDDWQYRGEPGSGQITRCKHAARILQALGRTEPPADADPSPELAAQRTRWSR
- a CDS encoding DUF5131 family protein, with the protein product MQTTNISWADYTWNPVTGCSHAGPECWNCYAEEFSLRQGRTEKEWAQENASENVTMHRTRLEEDLDGDTFPDGPGRVFVGSMTDMFHREVDPEFVQEVLDQVREYAEYVWIFLTKRPHHAAEWRLDWPENCWLGTSVGSGPGGKFPSTTHRIEQLRDVDVSTKWVSFEPLIEPIGEVALDHINWVVVGGESGSADVRREMEHQWAREILKQCREEEIPFYFKQSSGLRPETGIELTVKNESGFFEQRRIREFPDLPEVTKQARDQRGVIA
- a CDS encoding J domain-containing protein, with amino-acid sequence MQSESESRLDWPTELPRTNPTDRERTTKFDVTLGAAIKDIKREMERLEVDDWRLETGMPQRKTDGLPYASAAEPDDPGVALQWTMDGADYAIACDQYTKVRDNTRAIGLYLNEKRKMENRPIATGQSEFATARLPPADEGEIAAPPAPSEEDVLGDDEPHEVLEVAPDAPDEIVRAAFKAQVRDLEGHPDTGGSSDQFRKLEKAREEMLDN
- a CDS encoding homing endonuclease associated repeat-containing protein; its protein translation is MTDENNQDRDAPPIKGIEEFNKYIRFIDVLPDDVKDRIAKHAHPLTGEQRNYRYDNYVLLAEIHHLHDSLCRVPTTSDLEKKGTISLPVYLNRFGTFQRAVEAAGFEPVFTTEQQKARYLAEYQDLADPDEAKPWSN